The Montipora capricornis isolate CH-2021 chromosome 3, ASM3666992v2, whole genome shotgun sequence genome window below encodes:
- the LOC138043787 gene encoding uncharacterized protein isoform X1, with product MPDQFCKDALEAHNRYRSLHQASDLNWSRLLEKDAQSWANQLAKEGRLRHDNTDDGENLYAVFGKGNVSGDEVVDLWFKEVDKYDFRSPGFKSDTGHFTQIVWQDTKELGIGQAKSADGKIFVVARYRPAGNFINHFQDNVKPRKSSSDSNSIKAEVIRRTTRDQARKAETFLTSNTAASLPTSTFSKQSLDTHNKFRTLHGVSTLTWAEDLADEAEAYARKLAQARTLQHASKNERKGTGENLAYFTGNFDTAAERATTLWYEEVNDYDFLQGGWQSGTGHFTQVVWKNTKELGMGRAKTADGKITFVVGRYRPAGNVINFMADNVFPKEGE from the exons ATGCCGGATCAATTCTGTAAGGACGCTCTTGAAGCACACAACAGGTACCGATCGTTGCACCAAGCTTCTGACCTCAACTGGTCCAGATTGCTGGAGAAGGATGCTCAAAGCTGGGCAAATCAGCTCGCCAAAGAAGGTCGTCTTAGACATGACAATACTGACGACGGAGAAAATCTATACGCGGTCTTTGGAAAAGGAAACGTTTCTGGTGATGAGGTCGTCGATCTTTGGTTTAAGGAGGTTGACAA GTATGACTTCAGATCCCCAGGTTTTAAAAGCGACACAGGTCACTTTACACAAATCGTGTGGCAAGATACGAAGGAACTCGGAATTGGCCAGGCCAAGAGCGCTGACGGGAAGATCTTTGTAGTCGCCCGATATCGTCCCGCGGGAAATTTTATCAATCATTTCCAAGATAACGTCAAACCAAGG AAATCATCCAGTGACAGTAACAGTATTAAAGCTGAAGTGATAAGAAGGACGACGAGAGACCAGGCAAGAAAAG CAGAAACATTTCTAACATCCAACACAGCAGCATCGCTGCCTACAAGCACATTTTCGAAACAGTCCCTTGACACACATAACAAGTTTCGGACACTGCACGGAGTTTCAACCTTGACTTGGGCAGAagacttagccgacgaggctgAAGCATATGCACGGAAACTTGCACAAGCCCGGACATTGCAGCATGCGAGCAAgaatgaaagaaaaggaacaggagaaaactTGGCCTATTTTACAGGAAATTTTGATACAGCGGCTGAGAGGGCAACCACTCTCTG GTATGAAGAGGTCAACGATTATGACTTTCTTCAGGGTGGATGGCAGAGTGGCACTGGACACTTTACTCAGGTCGTATGGAAAAACACCAAAGAATTGGGAATGGGCCGAGCAAAAACTGCAGACGGAAAAATAACATTTGTAGTTGGTCGATACAGACCTGCAGGCAACGTGATCAACTTTATGGCAGACAACGTCTTCCCAAAGGAAGGAGAATAA
- the LOC138043787 gene encoding uncharacterized protein isoform X2, with product MPDQFCKDALEAHNRYRSLHQASDLNWSRLLEKDAQSWANQLAKEGRLRHDNTDDGENLYAVFGKGNVSGDEVVDLWFKEVDKYDFRSPGFKSDTGHFTQIVWQDTKELGIGQAKSADGKIFVVARYRPAGNFINHFQDNVKPRKSSSDSNSIKAEVIRRTTRDQARKETFLTSNTAASLPTSTFSKQSLDTHNKFRTLHGVSTLTWAEDLADEAEAYARKLAQARTLQHASKNERKGTGENLAYFTGNFDTAAERATTLWYEEVNDYDFLQGGWQSGTGHFTQVVWKNTKELGMGRAKTADGKITFVVGRYRPAGNVINFMADNVFPKEGE from the exons ATGCCGGATCAATTCTGTAAGGACGCTCTTGAAGCACACAACAGGTACCGATCGTTGCACCAAGCTTCTGACCTCAACTGGTCCAGATTGCTGGAGAAGGATGCTCAAAGCTGGGCAAATCAGCTCGCCAAAGAAGGTCGTCTTAGACATGACAATACTGACGACGGAGAAAATCTATACGCGGTCTTTGGAAAAGGAAACGTTTCTGGTGATGAGGTCGTCGATCTTTGGTTTAAGGAGGTTGACAA GTATGACTTCAGATCCCCAGGTTTTAAAAGCGACACAGGTCACTTTACACAAATCGTGTGGCAAGATACGAAGGAACTCGGAATTGGCCAGGCCAAGAGCGCTGACGGGAAGATCTTTGTAGTCGCCCGATATCGTCCCGCGGGAAATTTTATCAATCATTTCCAAGATAACGTCAAACCAAGG AAATCATCCAGTGACAGTAACAGTATTAAAGCTGAAGTGATAAGAAGGACGACGAGAGACCAGGCAAGAAAAG AAACATTTCTAACATCCAACACAGCAGCATCGCTGCCTACAAGCACATTTTCGAAACAGTCCCTTGACACACATAACAAGTTTCGGACACTGCACGGAGTTTCAACCTTGACTTGGGCAGAagacttagccgacgaggctgAAGCATATGCACGGAAACTTGCACAAGCCCGGACATTGCAGCATGCGAGCAAgaatgaaagaaaaggaacaggagaaaactTGGCCTATTTTACAGGAAATTTTGATACAGCGGCTGAGAGGGCAACCACTCTCTG GTATGAAGAGGTCAACGATTATGACTTTCTTCAGGGTGGATGGCAGAGTGGCACTGGACACTTTACTCAGGTCGTATGGAAAAACACCAAAGAATTGGGAATGGGCCGAGCAAAAACTGCAGACGGAAAAATAACATTTGTAGTTGGTCGATACAGACCTGCAGGCAACGTGATCAACTTTATGGCAGACAACGTCTTCCCAAAGGAAGGAGAATAA